A region from the uncultured Macellibacteroides sp. genome encodes:
- a CDS encoding 4Fe-4S binding protein — protein MAKVKGAVVVNTERCKGCNLCVIACPCDVLELHPREVNNKGYHYVYMKSPDECIGCASCGVVCPDGCLTVYKVKL, from the coding sequence ATGGCAAAAGTAAAAGGAGCGGTTGTTGTAAATACTGAGCGCTGCAAAGGATGTAATCTTTGCGTGATAGCATGTCCATGCGATGTACTTGAGCTGCATCCCCGCGAAGTAAACAACAAAGGGTATCATTATGTGTATATGAAATCTCCCGACGAATGCATCGGTTGTGCTAGTTGTGGAGTGGTTTGTCCAGACGGATGTCTGACTGTGTACAAAGTTAAATTATAA
- a CDS encoding thiamine pyrophosphate-dependent enzyme, protein MELNDIIKPENLVYSKPKLMNENAMHYCPGCSHGVIHKLIGEVIDEMGLEEKTIGIAPVGCGVFAYNYLDIDWQEAAHGRAPAIASAIKRLNPDKMVFTYQGDGDLAAIGTAETIHAANRGENIVIVFINNGIYGMTGGQMAPTTLEGMATSTTPNGRNIALNGYPLKISNLLAQLEGTCLVTRQSVHTAGAVKKAKKMLRKAFENAMANKGTSVVEFVSTCNAGWKMTPDDANKWMEKNMFPAYPLGDLKNID, encoded by the coding sequence ATGGAACTCAATGATATAATTAAACCGGAAAACTTGGTATACTCCAAGCCCAAATTAATGAACGAAAATGCCATGCACTACTGTCCGGGATGTAGCCATGGTGTTATTCACAAGCTTATTGGCGAAGTGATCGACGAAATGGGTCTCGAAGAAAAAACTATCGGGATTGCTCCGGTCGGTTGCGGTGTATTTGCTTACAATTACCTGGACATCGACTGGCAGGAAGCTGCCCACGGACGTGCGCCTGCAATTGCTTCAGCAATTAAAAGACTGAATCCTGATAAAATGGTGTTCACCTATCAGGGCGACGGCGATTTGGCTGCTATTGGTACTGCCGAAACCATTCATGCTGCTAACCGTGGTGAGAATATTGTTATTGTTTTTATTAACAACGGTATTTATGGAATGACTGGTGGACAAATGGCTCCTACCACATTGGAAGGTATGGCTACTTCTACAACGCCAAACGGACGAAATATAGCGTTGAACGGATACCCGTTGAAAATATCCAATCTACTTGCCCAACTGGAAGGCACCTGCCTGGTAACCCGTCAGAGTGTCCATACTGCTGGTGCTGTTAAGAAAGCGAAGAAAATGCTTCGAAAGGCTTTCGAAAACGCGATGGCTAACAAAGGAACATCTGTTGTCGAATTTGTTTCCACCTGTAACGCTGGATGGAAAATGACTCCCGATGATGCAAACAAATGGATGGAGAAAAACATGTTCCCTGCTTATCCGTTGGGCGACTTAAAGAATATTGATTAA
- a CDS encoding 2-oxoacid:acceptor oxidoreductase family protein, protein MKHEIIIAGFGGQGVLSMGKILAYSGLMEGKEVSWMPSYGPEQRGGTANVTVILSDDPVSSPILNEFDIAIILNQPSMDKFESKVKPGGILVYDGYGIHNPVKRIDISVYRVDAMDAATEMQNEKAFNMLILGGLLKICPMVKLENVLLGLKKSLPERHHKLIPMNEQAIKKGMEIIRKV, encoded by the coding sequence ATGAAACACGAAATAATTATTGCCGGTTTTGGTGGACAAGGAGTTCTTTCCATGGGAAAGATTCTGGCTTATTCCGGACTAATGGAAGGTAAAGAAGTGAGCTGGATGCCGTCGTACGGTCCAGAACAACGCGGAGGTACAGCCAATGTAACGGTTATTCTGAGTGATGATCCGGTCAGCTCTCCTATTCTAAATGAATTCGACATCGCTATTATTCTTAATCAGCCTTCGATGGACAAGTTTGAAAGTAAGGTAAAACCTGGCGGAATTCTTGTTTATGACGGTTATGGTATTCACAACCCTGTTAAAAGGATCGATATCAGTGTATATCGGGTAGATGCGATGGATGCTGCTACCGAAATGCAAAACGAGAAAGCATTCAATATGCTTATTTTAGGAGGTCTTTTGAAGATCTGTCCTATGGTCAAGCTTGAAAATGTATTGTTGGGTTTAAAAAAATCTCTTCCTGAAAGACATCATAAGCTTATTCCGATGAATGAACAAGCAATCAAAAAAGGGATGGAAATTATTCGTAAAGTTTAA
- a CDS encoding DUF368 domain-containing protein: MKRTINDYGLLLLKGIAMGAADVVPGVSGGTVAFIVGIYEELINSIKSINPTNLKLLFTFRIAAFWKAINANFLLTLVSGIGISIFSLAKLITYLLENQPVLVWSFFFGLVLCSTYFVAKAITQWDWKTYLFFVIGTVGAYFITVATPTETPSNLFFIFLCGAIAICAMILPGISGSFVLVLLGKYFYIMNAVKTLDFLVMFVFVCGAFIGITSFSNVLSFLLRKYHNTTIATLAGFMLGSLNKVWPWKETIETFTDSHGTIKPLVEENILPNSHLWEGLGLIVFGIILVYVLEKLSQKK, encoded by the coding sequence ATGAAACGAACAATTAATGATTATGGTTTATTGCTACTGAAAGGAATTGCTATGGGGGCGGCAGATGTTGTTCCCGGTGTTTCCGGTGGTACAGTGGCATTTATCGTGGGTATTTACGAAGAGTTGATCAATTCAATTAAAAGCATCAACCCAACTAATCTAAAGTTGTTATTTACTTTCCGTATAGCTGCTTTTTGGAAAGCAATCAATGCTAATTTTTTACTGACACTTGTTTCAGGGATTGGTATAAGCATTTTTTCGTTGGCAAAGCTTATAACCTACTTGTTGGAAAATCAGCCGGTATTGGTTTGGTCCTTTTTCTTTGGATTGGTACTCTGTTCAACGTATTTTGTAGCCAAGGCAATTACGCAGTGGGACTGGAAAACATATCTCTTTTTTGTTATCGGAACTGTTGGAGCTTATTTTATTACAGTGGCTACTCCTACTGAAACTCCAAGTAATTTGTTTTTCATCTTCTTATGCGGAGCTATTGCAATTTGCGCAATGATTCTACCGGGTATATCTGGAAGCTTTGTCTTGGTTCTGTTAGGGAAGTATTTCTATATCATGAATGCAGTCAAGACGCTCGATTTTCTGGTTATGTTTGTATTTGTTTGCGGAGCTTTTATTGGCATTACCAGCTTCTCCAACGTTCTTTCTTTCCTACTCAGGAAATATCACAACACAACCATTGCTACCCTGGCAGGTTTTATGTTGGGTTCTCTTAATAAGGTATGGCCTTGGAAAGAAACCATAGAAACATTTACCGACAGTCATGGTACAATAAAACCTTTGGTAGAAGAAAATATACTTCCCAATTCGCACCTTTGGGAAGGTTTGGGATTAATTGTTTTTGGAATTATACTGGTATATGTACTCGAAAAACTATCTCAAAAGAAATAA
- a CDS encoding SGNH/GDSL hydrolase family protein: MLNAKLFNLLIFCLTLLPANAQTKWYSPMEAGFPVVQNQGWIKELGNTYSRLPRRAEVEVRKPLWNLSLNSAGLAIHFYSNAPEIKVRYGVSGPLSMPHMPNTGVSGIDLYGIDSDGNWMNASGSYQWGDTISYTFTNIGKDKFHNWGFEYRLYLPLYNTVKWLQVGVPENTELKFIPVREEKPIVAYGTSITQGACASRPAMAWTNIVSRTLDYPLINLGFSGNGKLEKEVINYLNELDAKLYILDCLPNLTQSNDNEAYIRIIEAVKQIRSKHATPILLVEHAGYSNSSLDSLRMKDYTRLNKASQMAFKALQTEGIKDIWYLSNKDLKFSTDGWVDYVHPSDLGMQNYADTYCKIIREILHMPVGNTVTTNPVTQRREPDNYEWQARHREILTLNRTNPPKAIVLGNSIMHFWGGEPKGPHATGKDSWEAVMKPAGFRNLGYGWDRIENVLWRVYHGELDGFNAEKVVIKIGTNNLGTHSDDEIMNGLRFLLKAIRQRQTEAKIKVVGILPRRDTENKVADLNKRIQLLAKEDGYSFTDVSRFLLLSNGKIDETLFTDGLHPNAKGYSLIAKEIAE, from the coding sequence ATGCTAAACGCTAAATTGTTTAATCTTTTAATCTTTTGCCTTACTCTCTTACCTGCAAATGCTCAAACAAAATGGTACTCCCCAATGGAGGCAGGGTTTCCGGTTGTTCAGAATCAAGGATGGATAAAAGAACTTGGCAATACTTATTCGCGTTTGCCTCGAAGGGCAGAGGTCGAAGTCCGCAAACCGTTATGGAATCTTTCACTTAATTCGGCAGGGTTAGCTATTCACTTCTATTCAAATGCTCCTGAAATAAAAGTACGATATGGTGTATCCGGTCCTTTATCAATGCCTCATATGCCTAATACAGGTGTTTCAGGCATAGATCTATATGGAATAGACAGTGATGGAAATTGGATGAATGCCTCTGGAAGTTACCAATGGGGTGACACTATTAGCTACACATTTACAAATATAGGGAAAGATAAATTTCACAACTGGGGATTCGAATATAGGCTCTATCTCCCACTCTATAACACCGTTAAGTGGTTACAAGTTGGTGTACCGGAAAATACCGAACTGAAATTTATCCCGGTTAGAGAAGAAAAACCCATTGTAGCCTATGGCACTTCCATTACCCAAGGGGCATGTGCTTCGCGACCTGCAATGGCGTGGACAAATATTGTTTCTCGCACGTTGGATTATCCACTAATTAATCTGGGATTCTCAGGTAACGGCAAATTAGAAAAAGAGGTTATTAATTACCTTAACGAATTGGATGCGAAACTGTACATTTTAGATTGTCTCCCCAATCTCACCCAATCCAATGATAATGAAGCTTATATTCGTATAATCGAAGCAGTTAAGCAAATAAGATCCAAACACGCAACACCAATTTTATTGGTAGAGCATGCAGGATATAGCAACAGTAGCTTGGATAGCCTACGAATGAAAGATTACACTCGTTTAAATAAAGCTTCCCAGATGGCTTTTAAAGCTTTGCAAACCGAAGGAATTAAAGATATTTGGTATCTGTCTAACAAAGACTTGAAGTTCTCGACCGACGGATGGGTAGACTATGTGCATCCATCAGACTTGGGTATGCAAAATTATGCGGATACATATTGCAAGATCATTCGTGAAATTCTGCATATGCCTGTTGGCAATACGGTTACCACTAATCCTGTAACCCAAAGACGGGAACCCGATAATTACGAATGGCAGGCACGTCACCGAGAAATTCTTACTCTAAACAGAACAAATCCTCCGAAAGCAATTGTATTAGGAAATTCTATTATGCACTTTTGGGGAGGCGAACCTAAAGGTCCTCATGCAACCGGAAAGGATAGCTGGGAAGCTGTAATGAAGCCCGCGGGGTTCAGAAATTTAGGATATGGCTGGGATCGTATTGAAAACGTTCTCTGGCGTGTATATCATGGCGAATTAGATGGCTTCAATGCCGAAAAGGTAGTAATTAAAATTGGCACAAACAACCTGGGTACACACAGCGACGACGAGATAATGAATGGTCTTCGTTTTTTGCTGAAAGCTATCCGCCAGCGTCAAACCGAAGCTAAAATAAAGGTTGTAGGCATTCTTCCTCGCCGTGATACGGAAAATAAGGTAGCAGACCTGAACAAGCGAATTCAGTTACTGGCCAAAGAGGACGGATATTCTTTCACTGATGTAAGTAGATTCCTTCTGCTTTCAAATGGGAAAATTGATGAAACCCTTTTTACTGACGGTTTACATCCAAATGCCAAAGGGTATAGTCTGATAGCTAAAGAAATTGCAGAATAA
- a CDS encoding DUF3472 domain-containing protein, which translates to MKKMKTLLCALLLTLAFNQSFGQSYTVNKEDITVLLNGNAYISSGNSGATISEKGLTDWTDQSAVISTYIYFEKPQTFNLYLNVNELSGNSSLCVMAGKQTFRVKLKHNDKLQKIKVGNVKVTAPGYFEIKLQGENKTGEKFGDIESFTLAGVNGTVNYIKDFSPYWGSRGPSVHLNYSMPKEPTEWFYNEVTVPVGEEVIGSYYMANGFGEGYFGMQCNSEAERRVLFSVWSPFETQDPKLIPDEDKIKVLRKGEGVHIGEFGNEGSGGQSYLRYNWVSGVTYKFLTHIKPDDKGNSIYTAYFYATDENRWRLIASFSRPKTTAYYTRAHSFLENFIPEQGYLGRRVFFSNQFCMGTDGIWRAVTEATFTHDATGNAKARLDFAGGIAEGKFFFLKNCGFFNERTSYGTKLNLTNTDKAPVIDFEALNNL; encoded by the coding sequence ATGAAGAAAATGAAAACACTTCTATGTGCATTATTGCTGACATTGGCTTTTAACCAATCTTTCGGACAATCTTATACGGTAAATAAGGAAGATATTACCGTGCTGTTAAATGGCAACGCTTACATTAGTTCCGGAAACAGTGGTGCAACTATTTCAGAAAAGGGACTCACCGATTGGACAGATCAATCGGCAGTTATATCAACCTACATCTATTTTGAAAAGCCGCAGACATTCAATTTATATCTGAATGTGAATGAACTGAGCGGAAATTCTTCGCTGTGTGTAATGGCTGGTAAACAAACCTTCCGTGTTAAGCTGAAACACAACGACAAATTGCAGAAAATTAAAGTTGGAAATGTAAAGGTTACAGCACCAGGCTATTTCGAAATCAAACTTCAAGGTGAAAATAAAACGGGTGAGAAATTCGGCGATATAGAGTCATTTACCCTTGCTGGTGTAAATGGCACAGTAAATTATATAAAAGACTTTTCGCCTTATTGGGGAAGTCGCGGACCATCAGTCCATCTTAACTACTCCATGCCAAAAGAGCCTACTGAATGGTTTTACAACGAGGTAACAGTTCCTGTTGGAGAAGAAGTAATTGGAAGCTACTACATGGCCAACGGATTTGGCGAGGGTTATTTTGGCATGCAATGCAACTCTGAAGCAGAACGAAGAGTCTTATTTTCGGTATGGAGCCCGTTCGAGACTCAGGATCCTAAACTGATTCCGGACGAAGATAAAATCAAAGTTCTTCGCAAGGGCGAAGGTGTTCATATCGGTGAATTCGGCAACGAAGGTTCGGGCGGACAAAGTTATCTGCGTTATAACTGGGTATCTGGCGTAACATATAAATTCCTGACACACATTAAACCCGACGATAAAGGCAATTCTATTTATACTGCTTACTTTTATGCTACAGACGAGAATCGCTGGCGCCTTATCGCTAGTTTTTCTCGCCCCAAAACAACGGCTTACTACACTCGCGCACATTCGTTTTTAGAGAACTTTATACCCGAACAGGGATACCTTGGCCGACGAGTTTTCTTTAGCAATCAATTCTGTATGGGGACCGATGGCATATGGCGTGCGGTTACTGAAGCAACCTTTACACACGATGCAACAGGAAACGCTAAAGCAAGACTCGATTTCGCAGGGGGAATTGCCGAAGGAAAGTTTTTCTTTCTTAAAAACTGTGGATTCTTTAATGAACGCACATCCTACGGCACTAAGTTGAATCTAACAAATACAGATAAAGCCCCGGTCATAGATTTCGAAGCGCTCAATAATCTGTGA
- a CDS encoding PaaI family thioesterase: MDAEIKSKMITRVKENPYLNHLGIEFTSVEEGKVVAKMPLVDEQKQYSGVIHGGVVAALADTIAGFAAYTVTPVSHDVLTAELKVSFLRAAWGKELIAKGYVIKSGKRVQFCECEVYCDEILVGKASGTFCVVNEYIKPVPSQELIMNP, from the coding sequence ATGGATGCAGAGATAAAGTCGAAGATGATTACCCGGGTTAAAGAAAATCCATATTTAAATCACCTTGGAATTGAATTTACAAGTGTTGAAGAAGGTAAAGTTGTCGCTAAAATGCCTTTAGTAGATGAACAAAAACAATATAGTGGAGTAATACACGGAGGGGTAGTGGCTGCCCTTGCAGATACGATTGCTGGTTTTGCAGCCTATACAGTAACCCCTGTTTCTCATGATGTACTTACCGCGGAACTTAAGGTCTCCTTTTTACGTGCCGCATGGGGAAAAGAACTTATTGCTAAAGGCTATGTAATCAAATCGGGCAAAAGAGTCCAATTTTGCGAATGTGAAGTTTATTGCGATGAAATATTGGTAGGGAAAGCATCTGGTACATTCTGTGTTGTAAATGAATATATCAAGCCAGTTCCTTCGCAAGAATTAATAATGAATCCCTGA
- a CDS encoding 3-methyl-2-oxobutanoate dehydrogenase subunit VorB gives MAEEVKLMKGNEAIAHAAIRNGVDGYFGYPITPQSEILETLMAEEPWETTGMVVLQAESEVAAINMVYGGAGCGKKSMTSSSSPGISLKQEGISYIAGAELPCLIVNVMRGGPGLGTIQPSQADYFQTVKGGGHGDYRLITLAPSSVQEMADFVGLGFDLAFKYNNPSMILADGIIGQMMEKVVLPPFKPRRTDDEIRKECPWATLGKVGGRKRNVITSLELDAAVMEENNLRFQAKYKKIEENEVRYQEFMCDDAEYLLIAFGSSARICQKVVENAREEGIKLGLLRPITLWPFPTTVISEYADKVKGMLSVELNAGQMVEDVRLAVNGRVKVEHFGRLGGIVFTPDEILNALKEKLF, from the coding sequence ATGGCAGAAGAAGTAAAATTGATGAAGGGTAACGAAGCTATCGCACACGCGGCAATCCGCAACGGTGTGGATGGTTACTTTGGATACCCTATCACCCCTCAATCAGAAATTCTGGAAACCCTGATGGCCGAAGAGCCTTGGGAAACTACAGGTATGGTTGTTTTACAAGCAGAAAGTGAAGTTGCGGCTATAAACATGGTATACGGAGGTGCAGGTTGTGGAAAAAAATCCATGACTTCGTCTTCAAGTCCAGGTATTAGCTTAAAACAAGAAGGAATATCTTATATTGCAGGGGCCGAGTTACCTTGCCTAATTGTGAACGTAATGCGTGGAGGTCCCGGTTTAGGAACCATACAGCCGAGTCAAGCCGACTATTTTCAGACAGTAAAAGGTGGAGGTCACGGCGATTACCGTCTTATAACTTTAGCACCTTCCTCCGTTCAGGAAATGGCTGATTTTGTAGGTCTTGGATTCGATCTTGCGTTCAAATACAACAATCCATCAATGATACTGGCTGATGGTATTATCGGACAGATGATGGAAAAGGTTGTTCTTCCTCCTTTTAAACCCCGCCGCACGGATGATGAGATTCGTAAAGAATGTCCTTGGGCAACTCTTGGTAAGGTTGGTGGTCGCAAACGCAATGTTATAACCTCTCTCGAACTAGATGCAGCAGTAATGGAAGAAAACAATCTTCGTTTCCAGGCTAAATACAAAAAAATTGAAGAAAACGAAGTACGTTATCAAGAATTTATGTGCGACGATGCAGAATACCTGCTTATCGCTTTCGGATCGTCTGCCCGTATTTGCCAGAAGGTTGTTGAAAATGCACGAGAAGAAGGAATCAAACTTGGTTTGCTTCGTCCTATTACATTGTGGCCCTTCCCTACCACTGTTATCAGTGAGTATGCCGATAAGGTTAAAGGAATGCTATCGGTGGAACTAAATGCTGGTCAGATGGTAGAAGACGTACGATTGGCTGTTAATGGTCGAGTGAAAGTAGAACACTTCGGACGCCTGGGTGGTATCGTATTTACTCCGGATGAAATTTTGAATGCACTTAAAGAAAAATTATTCTGA
- a CDS encoding glutamine--tRNA ligase/YqeY domain fusion protein: protein MSDINIIKEEESKKSLNFIEAFVESDLAEGKNGKRIQTRFPPEPNGYLHIGHAKAICLDFGIAENYNGICNLRFDDTNPVKEDVEYVDSIKEDIEWLGFHWGNIYYASDYFQQVWDFAVKLIKEGKAYVDEQSAELIAQQKGTPTQPGINSPFRDRPIEESLDLFRRMNEGEFEEGSMILRAKIDMASSNMHFRDPIIYRIIKHPHHRTGTQWKAYPMYDFAHGQSDYFEGVTHSLCTLEFEVHRPLYDYFIDQLKESDDYRPRQIEFNRLNLTYTVMSKRKLLQLVKEGLVNGWDDPRMPTICGYRRRGFTSSSIRSFINKIGYTKYDGIIDVALLEHAVREDLNATAQRVSAVLDPVKLILTNYPEGKVEMMEAVNNPENPSQGSHEIAFTRELFIEREDFMEDAPKKFFRMTPGQDVRLKSAYIVKCTGCKKNANGEIEEIYAEYDEMTKSGMPDSNRKVKGTLHWVSAQHSLPAEVRIYDRLFTVENPAEEKDKDFLELLNPDSLKVLTNCRVEAELQHAKPLDNFQFQRLGYFNVDPDSREGKLVFNRTVSLKDTWSKVKDKS from the coding sequence ATGAGCGATATAAACATTATTAAGGAAGAAGAAAGTAAAAAGAGTCTTAACTTCATTGAGGCTTTCGTAGAAAGCGATTTGGCCGAAGGTAAAAACGGAAAAAGAATTCAAACTCGTTTTCCGCCGGAACCCAATGGATATTTACATATCGGACATGCAAAGGCCATATGCCTCGACTTCGGTATTGCCGAAAATTATAATGGAATTTGTAACCTCCGTTTCGATGATACAAATCCTGTTAAGGAAGATGTGGAGTATGTAGATTCTATCAAAGAAGATATTGAATGGCTTGGTTTTCACTGGGGAAACATTTACTATGCCTCTGATTACTTTCAGCAGGTATGGGATTTTGCTGTAAAATTAATTAAGGAAGGCAAAGCCTATGTAGACGAACAGAGCGCCGAACTTATCGCCCAGCAAAAAGGGACTCCTACGCAACCAGGAATCAACAGTCCATTCAGAGATCGCCCTATCGAAGAAAGTCTTGATTTATTCCGCCGTATGAATGAAGGCGAGTTTGAAGAAGGCAGCATGATACTTCGTGCCAAAATTGATATGGCTTCCAGTAATATGCATTTCCGCGACCCGATTATATATCGTATCATCAAACACCCACATCATCGTACCGGTACGCAATGGAAAGCATATCCCATGTACGATTTTGCCCATGGTCAGAGCGACTATTTTGAAGGGGTTACCCATTCTTTGTGTACGCTGGAATTCGAGGTTCACCGTCCTTTATATGATTATTTCATTGATCAGCTTAAGGAAAGCGATGATTACCGCCCCCGGCAGATTGAGTTCAACCGGCTAAATCTTACGTATACAGTAATGAGTAAACGCAAATTACTCCAACTGGTGAAAGAAGGTTTGGTAAATGGTTGGGACGATCCTCGTATGCCTACTATTTGCGGATATCGCCGCAGAGGTTTCACATCTTCATCGATACGTAGTTTCATTAATAAAATTGGATATACAAAATACGATGGTATTATTGATGTGGCTCTTTTGGAACATGCCGTTCGCGAAGATCTAAATGCTACAGCTCAACGAGTATCAGCAGTTTTGGATCCTGTTAAGCTCATCCTCACCAACTACCCCGAAGGTAAAGTTGAGATGATGGAAGCTGTAAACAATCCGGAAAACCCATCACAGGGAAGTCACGAGATTGCATTCACCAGAGAACTTTTTATCGAAAGAGAAGATTTTATGGAAGATGCACCCAAAAAGTTTTTCCGTATGACTCCTGGTCAGGACGTTCGTCTGAAAAGTGCCTATATCGTAAAATGTACCGGATGTAAGAAGAATGCCAACGGCGAAATTGAAGAAATCTATGCAGAATATGATGAGATGACTAAAAGTGGTATGCCCGACAGCAATCGCAAAGTAAAAGGAACTCTCCACTGGGTTTCGGCTCAACACAGTCTGCCTGCAGAGGTTCGTATATACGATCGCTTGTTTACAGTTGAAAATCCAGCTGAAGAAAAAGACAAAGATTTTCTTGAGCTGCTTAATCCTGATTCTCTTAAAGTTTTAACAAACTGTCGTGTTGAAGCGGAACTTCAGCATGCCAAGCCTTTAGATAATTTCCAGTTCCAGCGTCTTGGTTATTTCAATGTTGACCCAGACAGCAGAGAAGGTAAGCTTGTTTTCAATCGTACCGTATCCCTGAAAGATACATGGAGTAAAGTAAAAGACAAATCGTAA
- a CDS encoding tetratricopeptide repeat protein yields the protein MKNENISRLFEKFKASIAEGKDPYFDADEIEDLLDGISDEDAEEYLSPILDLGLKLHPENQSLLIKRVERECFNENYEAALKYADEIGYINDPDLHLARMECYCFMKQYFKVNTYLDSLEKDDNDDLKEIYESFASLLADNDFPVEGINLTTRGLKLFPDNRHLKESLLYFLHVTDKDKEAIVLANELIDNNPYSYKVWLLLGTIYTKLSEYEKAVEALDFALTCKEGDSEAKKMKAYCLMENESYDKAIEVYLEIIRETPDGSIQPLLANCYIATEQFEKAYTLLKSILEVYGDRNDPAILGGYLHSCAQLDLDNEVMEVVKLKAKRYPEVKEFTLMEMMFNKLFSHESDESNINREIDKIRIDCGEKKNVYESVLFIQGLTSFHSGNSKHAIKLFEALEQSNSEFPLLRLLLAKTYLETGNKEKFTKQVALIEKNDFIELFRYENSLNSINPNFKGRKHLQILSKRYLLKKENSN from the coding sequence ATGAAGAATGAAAACATTTCGCGCTTGTTTGAAAAGTTCAAAGCAAGTATAGCGGAAGGGAAAGATCCCTATTTCGATGCAGATGAAATAGAGGATCTTTTAGATGGAATTAGTGATGAAGACGCAGAAGAATATTTAAGCCCGATTTTAGATTTGGGTCTAAAACTTCATCCGGAAAACCAATCCTTACTGATTAAGAGAGTTGAACGAGAATGTTTCAATGAAAACTATGAAGCAGCCCTAAAGTACGCTGATGAAATAGGATATATAAATGATCCGGATCTTCATTTGGCTCGTATGGAGTGTTATTGTTTTATGAAGCAATATTTTAAAGTAAACACCTATTTGGATAGTCTTGAAAAAGATGACAATGATGATCTTAAAGAAATATATGAGTCATTTGCGTCTCTACTGGCAGATAACGATTTTCCTGTTGAAGGTATAAATCTGACAACACGAGGATTGAAACTGTTTCCGGATAACAGACATTTGAAAGAATCTCTCTTATATTTCTTACATGTTACTGACAAGGATAAGGAAGCTATTGTTTTAGCAAATGAGTTGATTGATAATAATCCATATTCGTATAAAGTATGGCTCCTTTTAGGGACGATATATACCAAGCTATCGGAATATGAGAAAGCCGTTGAGGCTCTTGATTTTGCTCTTACATGTAAAGAAGGTGATAGCGAAGCAAAAAAGATGAAGGCATATTGCCTGATGGAAAACGAGAGCTATGATAAGGCGATTGAGGTGTATCTTGAAATTATCAGAGAAACGCCAGATGGTTCTATTCAACCTTTGCTTGCAAATTGCTATATTGCAACCGAACAATTTGAAAAAGCATACACCCTCCTTAAGTCAATACTTGAGGTTTACGGAGACAGAAATGATCCGGCAATATTAGGTGGGTATCTTCATTCCTGCGCGCAATTAGATTTGGACAACGAAGTAATGGAAGTAGTTAAACTAAAGGCAAAAAGGTATCCTGAAGTTAAAGAGTTTACTTTAATGGAAATGATGTTCAACAAACTATTTTCCCACGAGTCTGACGAGTCTAATATTAACAGGGAAATAGATAAAATTAGAATTGATTGTGGTGAAAAGAAAAATGTTTATGAATCCGTATTGTTCATACAAGGTTTAACTAGTTTTCATTCTGGAAATAGTAAACATGCTATCAAATTATTTGAAGCTCTTGAACAATCAAATTCTGAATTTCCGCTACTTCGCCTGCTTTTAGCAAAAACCTATTTGGAAACAGGAAACAAAGAAAAATTCACGAAACAAGTGGCTCTGATAGAAAAGAATGATTTTATTGAGCTATTTCGTTACGAAAATTCCCTTAATTCGATAAATCCTAATTTTAAAGGGAGAAAACATCTCCAGATTCTATCGAAACGTTATTTATTGAAGAAAGAAAACAGCAATTAG